One part of the Prochlorococcus marinus str. MIT 9313 genome encodes these proteins:
- a CDS encoding DUF3352 domain-containing protein, producing MKARPFLIAVLATVFVLFSLVAGLGWAMARQNPLRLVDQPLELPRAARFVPRDAALAVHWLMDPVRVPAYAQAVAPARNRRKARDGAQQIRDGAFALAGLDFESELVDWLGPQVSMALLEPDGPEASMGWLLVLESRDQDGARRFLQRFWQARSLAGTDLQISRYRGMGVISGKGALRGRNPQPLATALIDDDLLLLASGRGVLEQALDVSQLADQHQLGDHELVEIVRQLGDGVALMVASPPALHSWLGLPKPLSQREDLLGLVAALKPEGSDLAMEGLLRFQQPLEAVASEVGAADGLAQLTTSAGGQAEALALLSSPSRLLDPSDQDPLVQWLGPLLRQQLTANEVSSAATIAGLDDGPLLWLQQPEGWLVATKQDYPAVSVVDDALTEQGFIRSDLPFDDKSLQVWTRLARQQSSTKNLLEAQLGVALAQEPDQAWWGQTLAALQQRKQGKALQPRLRQLNNLNRDDRPLTQQLVLGASPGRVQLQHWRPWTLMQTLADGSLQPSVQGLAMAVGPDQDEQSSSLRMRARLNLG from the coding sequence ATGAAGGCCCGCCCGTTTTTGATTGCCGTGCTAGCCACGGTGTTTGTCCTGTTCTCATTGGTGGCGGGGCTTGGATGGGCTATGGCCCGCCAAAACCCTCTGCGTTTGGTTGATCAGCCACTGGAGTTGCCACGTGCTGCAAGGTTTGTGCCTCGAGATGCTGCTCTTGCCGTTCATTGGTTGATGGATCCAGTGCGTGTGCCGGCCTATGCCCAGGCTGTAGCTCCGGCACGCAACCGTCGCAAGGCTCGCGATGGTGCTCAGCAGATTCGTGATGGTGCTTTCGCACTCGCTGGTTTGGATTTTGAGTCGGAGTTGGTCGATTGGCTTGGTCCGCAAGTGAGCATGGCTCTGTTGGAACCCGACGGGCCAGAGGCATCCATGGGTTGGCTTTTGGTTCTAGAGAGTCGAGATCAGGATGGTGCGAGGCGGTTTTTGCAGCGCTTTTGGCAAGCCCGCAGCTTGGCTGGCACAGATCTGCAGATCAGCCGCTATCGGGGGATGGGAGTGATTAGTGGCAAAGGGGCTCTGAGGGGGCGCAATCCACAGCCTTTAGCAACAGCATTGATCGACGATGACCTGTTGTTGCTTGCCTCCGGCCGGGGGGTATTGGAACAGGCTCTTGATGTTTCCCAGTTGGCTGATCAGCATCAACTTGGCGATCATGAGCTTGTCGAGATCGTGCGCCAGCTTGGTGATGGTGTGGCGCTGATGGTTGCCTCGCCGCCCGCTCTTCACTCTTGGTTAGGCCTGCCTAAGCCGCTCAGCCAGCGTGAGGATCTGTTGGGTTTGGTGGCTGCCTTGAAGCCTGAAGGGTCCGATTTGGCGATGGAAGGGCTGTTGCGTTTCCAGCAACCCTTGGAAGCCGTTGCGAGTGAGGTTGGAGCAGCTGATGGACTTGCTCAGCTCACTACCTCGGCTGGTGGTCAGGCGGAGGCCCTCGCTTTGCTGAGTTCACCTTCTCGATTACTTGATCCCTCAGATCAGGATCCTCTGGTGCAGTGGTTAGGTCCCTTACTGCGTCAGCAGTTGACGGCAAATGAAGTGTCTTCGGCTGCCACGATTGCTGGTTTGGACGATGGACCGTTGTTGTGGCTTCAGCAGCCCGAAGGCTGGCTGGTTGCGACCAAGCAGGACTATCCAGCTGTCTCGGTGGTGGATGATGCGCTGACTGAGCAGGGTTTTATTCGTTCGGATTTGCCGTTTGATGACAAATCTCTGCAGGTGTGGACGCGCTTGGCACGTCAACAAAGCTCCACTAAGAACTTGCTTGAGGCTCAGTTGGGCGTTGCTTTGGCCCAAGAGCCAGACCAGGCCTGGTGGGGGCAGACCCTTGCGGCTCTGCAGCAGCGCAAGCAGGGTAAGGCGTTACAGCCTCGTCTTCGTCAGCTGAACAATCTCAATCGAGATGATCGTCCGCTTACTCAACAGCTGGTTCTTGGTGCAAGTCCTGGTCGGGTGCAGCTTCAGCATTGGCGTCCCTGGACGTTGATGCAAACGCTTGCTGATGGTTCATTGCAGCCCAGTGTGCAGGGGTTGGCCATGGCTGTGGGGCCTGATCAAGATGAACAAAGCTCTTCTCTTCGCATGCGTGCCCGCCTCAACCTCGGTTGA
- the hrcA gene encoding heat-inducible transcriptional repressor HrcA, translated as MTEHKRRATPPYHQDPDVTALESLPARQQQVLQATVHHYVDTIEPVGSKTLVQRFGLKASAATVRSAMGALEQRGLLTQPHTSAGRVPSPQGYRHYVDCLLPPPGSAAQHLERELTNLSLRWAALDDLMWQLARRLTDFTGLMSLITRPARPKPTLQAVRLVRSGDRLLVMLVESSNQASHLNLRLPHEASNELEAIEEWTRDQLATTGNGSLDWSSLPPQLNLSGSLLREAIHSHSQAQTPAESDAVFHGMSRLLAQPEFSSSASLQPLLELMDTQPAAVVPVGSEQLGGVWIGAEHPKSALEACSVVQAPYHSSGEGIGQVALVGPMRMAYATAKAAVSSVANHLERLLC; from the coding sequence GTGACAGAGCACAAAAGAAGGGCAACCCCCCCGTACCATCAAGATCCCGACGTCACCGCTTTGGAGTCGCTACCGGCACGACAACAGCAGGTGCTTCAAGCAACGGTGCACCACTACGTGGACACGATTGAGCCTGTTGGCAGCAAAACCCTGGTGCAACGCTTTGGCCTCAAAGCCAGCGCCGCAACAGTTCGTTCGGCAATGGGAGCCCTTGAACAGCGTGGCCTGCTCACCCAACCTCATACCTCGGCGGGAAGAGTGCCGAGCCCGCAGGGCTATCGCCACTATGTGGACTGCTTGCTGCCGCCTCCAGGATCGGCGGCGCAGCACTTGGAACGGGAACTGACAAACCTCAGTCTGCGCTGGGCAGCTCTCGATGACTTGATGTGGCAATTGGCCCGTCGCCTCACCGATTTCACCGGCCTGATGAGCTTGATTACCAGGCCCGCACGGCCAAAGCCAACGCTTCAAGCCGTACGCCTGGTGCGCAGTGGCGACCGGCTGCTGGTGATGCTGGTTGAAAGCTCCAACCAAGCCAGTCATCTCAATCTGCGCCTGCCCCATGAAGCCAGCAACGAACTCGAAGCCATCGAGGAGTGGACCCGCGATCAACTGGCCACAACGGGCAACGGCAGCCTCGACTGGTCGAGCCTGCCACCGCAGCTCAATCTGAGCGGATCTTTACTGCGAGAGGCGATTCACAGCCACAGCCAAGCTCAAACACCGGCTGAATCAGATGCAGTGTTCCATGGGATGTCAAGGCTGCTTGCGCAGCCAGAATTCAGCAGTAGCGCCAGCCTCCAACCCTTACTTGAACTGATGGATACCCAGCCAGCTGCAGTGGTGCCAGTTGGCAGTGAGCAGCTTGGAGGCGTGTGGATCGGCGCAGAGCACCCCAAGAGCGCCCTGGAAGCCTGTTCCGTGGTGCAAGCGCCCTATCACAGCTCCGGGGAAGGCATCGGACAAGTTGCTCTCGTTGGCCCGATGCGCATGGCTTATGCCACAGCCAAGGCAGCCGTGAGCAGCGTGGCGAATCACCTTGAAAGGTTGCTCTGCTAA